One genomic window of Leptolyngbya sp. NIES-3755 includes the following:
- a CDS encoding ferrichrome iron receptor (similar to AA sequence:cyanobase_aa:all2610) has product MDRFFGVLVVTSSLMVTAPVWAEDTATVRGIREIPRSATTIKDFLGQVPAAPIQITGVRLNRTDAGTEVVLETATGAPLQAATEEDGKTLIAELDNAVLALPDGRSFSADNPIAGIVSITVTQQPGNRVEVRVTGDRAVPIVSVRPGSNGLVLAVNAANAEDEEEITVTGQQPSPYRAPRASTATRTDTPLRDIPQSIQVVPQQVLQDQKVFRLNDALRNVSGVFNGNPFGGTLDSFNIRGFNDATTLRDGIRDSIAENGLTLRDFANVEQIEVLKGPASVLYGNVEPGGVINVVTKQPLATPFYGADLSIGSYNFYRPSFDFSGPLTSDRAVRYRLNVAYENAGSFRDFVNSERVFAAPVLSWKIGDRTDLSINSSYLYDRRTFDRGIVAFGSGVADIPTNRFLGERGDFRDVNQFSIGYRLEHRFNENLKIRNAFRFLDTNEVVKSATAIALDETTGELSRAYFDNANQYKIFLMQTDLISNFKTGSVNHQLLFGFDLQRNTLEGFFATPPDAFDATFVDRFTPNINIFNPIYNTRPRPGRSELVLLRDDATITDGLGIFLQDQIALTDNFKLLVGGRFDTVSQRLNDKLTDTETSQSSQAFSPRIGLVYQPIQPISLFASYSRSFVPNSGIQADGSLLDPTRGTQYEVGIRAELNQQFSATLAAYQITKTNVSTIDPDNQAFSLAIGEQRSRGIELDVSGTILPGWNVIASYSYTNAEITASNDLAVGNKITNVPRHKASLWTTYELQSGLKGLGFGFGLFYVSDRPGDLDNSFELPSYLRTDAAIYYRQNNWRAGINFQNLFNTRYFETSEIGRTTVTPGAPFTVVGSLSFTF; this is encoded by the coding sequence ATGGATCGATTTTTTGGAGTTCTAGTCGTTACATCAAGTTTGATGGTTACGGCTCCGGTTTGGGCAGAAGACACTGCAACCGTTCGAGGCATTCGAGAAATTCCGCGATCGGCAACAACGATCAAAGACTTTCTGGGGCAGGTTCCTGCTGCTCCGATTCAAATTACTGGCGTTCGACTGAATCGGACAGACGCTGGAACCGAAGTAGTTTTAGAAACAGCGACAGGTGCCCCACTGCAAGCGGCAACCGAAGAAGATGGAAAAACGCTGATTGCTGAACTTGACAATGCAGTGTTGGCACTTCCAGATGGACGCTCATTTTCGGCTGATAACCCGATCGCCGGAATTGTCAGCATCACGGTGACGCAGCAACCTGGAAATCGAGTTGAAGTCAGAGTGACAGGCGATCGAGCGGTTCCAATTGTCAGCGTCAGACCTGGCTCGAATGGATTAGTATTAGCCGTCAATGCTGCTAATGCAGAGGACGAAGAAGAAATTACGGTGACGGGTCAGCAACCTTCACCCTACCGTGCCCCCAGAGCCTCGACCGCAACGCGAACCGATACGCCCCTAAGAGATATTCCCCAATCGATTCAGGTGGTTCCTCAGCAAGTGTTGCAAGACCAGAAAGTGTTTCGGCTGAATGATGCCTTGCGGAATGTTAGCGGTGTCTTTAACGGCAATCCGTTTGGAGGAACGCTTGATAGCTTCAACATTCGAGGATTCAACGACGCTACGACTCTCAGAGATGGAATCAGAGATAGCATTGCGGAGAATGGACTAACGTTACGAGACTTCGCCAACGTTGAGCAGATTGAAGTTCTAAAAGGACCTGCTTCGGTTCTCTATGGCAATGTTGAACCAGGCGGTGTGATTAATGTAGTAACTAAGCAGCCATTGGCAACGCCTTTTTATGGTGCAGATTTGTCGATCGGTAGCTACAACTTTTATCGCCCCAGCTTTGATTTTTCTGGACCGTTAACTTCTGATCGAGCCGTGCGATATCGGTTGAATGTTGCCTATGAAAATGCTGGCAGCTTCCGTGATTTTGTTAATAGTGAGCGCGTCTTTGCGGCTCCGGTGCTGAGTTGGAAGATTGGCGATCGCACCGATTTATCGATTAATTCCAGCTACCTCTACGATCGCCGCACCTTCGATCGTGGCATCGTTGCGTTTGGATCAGGAGTTGCCGATATTCCTACTAATCGGTTTCTCGGAGAGCGTGGGGATTTTCGAGATGTCAATCAGTTCAGCATTGGCTACCGCTTAGAACATCGGTTTAATGAGAATCTCAAAATTCGCAACGCATTTAGGTTCTTGGATACCAATGAAGTTGTGAAAAGTGCAACGGCGATCGCGCTCGATGAAACGACCGGAGAATTATCGCGGGCTTATTTCGACAATGCGAATCAGTACAAAATCTTTTTGATGCAAACGGATTTGATCAGTAACTTCAAAACTGGATCAGTCAATCACCAGCTATTGTTTGGGTTTGATTTACAGCGCAACACGCTCGAAGGATTTTTTGCCACGCCGCCCGATGCTTTTGATGCTACGTTTGTCGATCGCTTCACGCCCAACATCAATATTTTCAATCCGATTTACAATACCCGTCCTCGCCCTGGTCGTTCAGAACTTGTGTTGCTCAGAGATGATGCCACCATAACCGATGGACTCGGAATTTTTCTGCAAGATCAAATTGCGCTGACTGACAATTTCAAGCTTTTAGTCGGAGGGCGATTCGACACAGTAAGCCAACGCTTGAACGATAAACTAACGGATACTGAGACCAGTCAATCCAGCCAAGCATTTAGCCCACGCATCGGTTTAGTTTATCAACCGATTCAACCGATTTCGCTTTTCGCCAGCTACAGTCGATCGTTTGTTCCGAACAGTGGCATTCAAGCAGATGGTTCATTGCTCGATCCCACACGCGGCACTCAGTATGAAGTGGGCATTCGCGCCGAACTAAATCAGCAATTTAGCGCAACACTGGCAGCTTATCAAATCACCAAAACCAATGTTTCGACCATTGATCCTGACAATCAAGCCTTTAGTTTGGCGATCGGGGAGCAGCGCAGCCGTGGAATTGAGTTGGATGTTTCAGGAACAATCCTACCGGGCTGGAATGTGATTGCCTCCTACAGCTATACCAATGCGGAGATCACTGCAAGCAATGATCTCGCAGTTGGCAATAAAATCACCAATGTTCCGCGTCATAAAGCGAGTTTGTGGACAACGTATGAACTGCAATCTGGATTGAAAGGCTTAGGGTTTGGATTCGGCTTGTTTTATGTGAGCGATCGACCCGGTGATTTAGACAATAGCTTTGAGTTACCCAGCTATCTCCGTACCGACGCGGCAATTTATTACCGCCAAAACAACTGGAGAGCAGGAATCAACTTCCAGAATTTATTCAACACTCGTTATTTTGAAACCAGCGAAATTGGTAGAACAACTGTGACTCCAGGTGCCCCCTTTACGGTGGTTGGATCATTGTCGTTTACGTTTTAA
- a CDS encoding CemA family protein (similar to AA sequence:cyanobase_aa:Aazo_0421), whose product MIKQSQSISQKQKRQRFWKRLQQRFGFNSESEVVAEFQLSRNQTISALRYSLLLLLIPLLINQTTKVIIVEPLIQQFENQRPAEVLLEGFQEERILKELQTYKSRLRFELLLQGNLENSASIMEAKLQNKAVDLAEEYREGNTQVVKNVVADFLALVAFLILILKGQSQIKILMQFLSQLSAGLSDSAKAFLIILVTNIFVGFHSSYGWDVILNGILYHYGLAENKQFVGLFIATFPVTLDAIGKYWIFRYLNRVSPSAVVTYRTMNE is encoded by the coding sequence GTGATCAAGCAATCACAATCAATTTCCCAGAAGCAAAAAAGGCAGAGGTTTTGGAAGAGGCTACAACAACGGTTTGGCTTCAATTCAGAATCAGAAGTTGTAGCTGAATTTCAATTATCTCGAAATCAAACAATTTCTGCTCTCCGCTACAGCCTGCTTTTGTTGCTAATTCCGTTACTGATAAATCAAACGACTAAAGTAATAATTGTTGAACCACTGATTCAACAATTCGAGAATCAGCGACCAGCAGAAGTTCTTCTTGAAGGCTTTCAAGAAGAGCGAATTCTCAAGGAGCTTCAAACTTATAAAAGTCGTCTTCGCTTTGAACTCTTATTGCAAGGTAATTTAGAAAATTCTGCGTCAATAATGGAAGCAAAGCTGCAAAATAAAGCAGTTGATTTAGCAGAAGAATACCGTGAAGGAAACACGCAGGTTGTTAAAAATGTAGTAGCAGATTTTCTAGCTTTAGTTGCGTTTTTGATCCTTATTCTGAAAGGTCAATCTCAGATTAAAATCTTGATGCAATTTCTAAGTCAGTTGTCTGCTGGTTTAAGCGATTCTGCAAAAGCGTTTTTGATTATTTTAGTAACTAATATTTTTGTAGGTTTCCATTCTTCTTATGGTTGGGATGTAATTCTAAATGGCATTCTATATCACTATGGCTTGGCTGAAAATAAGCAGTTTGTTGGGCTATTCATTGCGACGTTTCCAGTTACTCTCGACGCGATCGGAAAGTACTGGATCTTTCGCTATCTCAACCGAGTGTCACCTTCGGCAGTGGTAACGTATCGCACAATGAATGAGTGA
- a CDS encoding transcriptional regulator, AraC family (similar to AA sequence:cyanobase_aa:Cyan7425_2438), which produces MKISEQDYAALFQNVEQHQIIDPQSGYSETKFRYPAVLAEGHCIDIELRPGFLLQIADYQFHQSVVLAVDECEHPLEFGFQLAGSGKTLSRSFHPGESLVCGCGMAPSAVCQPAPQEQQQEIVVHIAPEVFKAFVGIETDAIPSVMQHLFRKYDHEYFTRSGIITSQMQTALQQIWKCPFEGLIKRMYLESKVLELMALQLQQGVEAEALPHPVGDLDREVRDRIQQAKEILEERVEQPPSELMLAEQVGLSHYQLKRGFRQAFGITPFQYLHRYRMERARLLLCDGKLRVSEVAIAVGYSHFGQFAAAFKRRFGITPSECLKGKKSQVES; this is translated from the coding sequence ATGAAAATCTCCGAACAAGACTATGCAGCACTGTTTCAGAATGTAGAGCAACATCAGATTATTGATCCTCAAAGTGGTTATTCCGAGACGAAATTTCGGTATCCGGCGGTACTTGCTGAAGGGCATTGCATTGACATTGAACTTCGTCCAGGATTCTTGCTGCAAATCGCTGATTATCAGTTTCATCAGTCCGTCGTGCTTGCCGTTGATGAATGCGAACATCCGCTAGAGTTTGGCTTTCAACTCGCAGGTAGCGGGAAAACTCTATCTCGATCGTTTCATCCCGGCGAAAGTTTAGTATGTGGGTGCGGGATGGCTCCAAGTGCGGTCTGTCAACCTGCGCCTCAAGAACAACAGCAAGAGATTGTAGTACATATTGCACCAGAAGTTTTTAAAGCGTTTGTTGGGATTGAAACCGACGCAATCCCAAGCGTTATGCAACACTTATTTAGGAAGTACGACCATGAATACTTTACTCGCAGTGGAATTATCACCTCACAGATGCAAACGGCATTACAACAGATCTGGAAATGCCCGTTTGAGGGATTGATCAAACGAATGTATCTAGAAAGCAAAGTTCTAGAGTTGATGGCGCTGCAATTGCAACAGGGCGTTGAAGCAGAGGCACTTCCTCACCCCGTTGGCGACTTAGACCGCGAGGTGCGCGATCGCATTCAGCAAGCGAAAGAAATTTTAGAAGAACGGGTGGAGCAACCTCCGTCAGAATTGATGTTAGCCGAACAGGTTGGTTTGAGCCATTACCAATTGAAACGGGGCTTCCGTCAAGCATTTGGCATCACCCCGTTTCAATATTTGCATCGATATCGCATGGAACGGGCACGACTGTTGTTGTGTGACGGCAAACTGCGAGTGTCCGAGGTCGCGATCGCGGTTGGCTATTCCCATTTCGGGCAATTTGCCGCAGCGTTTAAGCGGCGATTTGGGATCACGCCAAGCGAGTGTCTGAAGGGAAAAAAGTCACAAGTCGAATCTTGA
- a CDS encoding hypothetical protein (similar to AA sequence:cyanobase_aa:Cyan7425_1990), translating to MKLFKPLLLATSAAGLLFLGACSGSGNQASAPANNSAASNSPAASPSTAAAPANDESQRKSGGGMAVESGPYHLELMPAKEGNETHLDLLLQKGDNHEAIPNAKVTAQVQLPDGSQKSVDMTYDAAEKHYTAKLPSAAAGEYKVAVQSDIGGEKVNARYTFKQ from the coding sequence ATGAAACTGTTCAAACCCCTTTTGCTGGCAACGAGTGCTGCTGGTCTACTCTTTCTCGGAGCGTGCAGTGGTAGCGGAAACCAAGCGAGTGCGCCAGCCAACAATTCAGCCGCAAGTAATAGTCCCGCCGCGAGTCCATCGACTGCTGCCGCCCCTGCTAATGATGAGTCTCAACGTAAATCAGGAGGTGGTATGGCTGTTGAGTCAGGTCCATATCACTTGGAGTTGATGCCTGCGAAAGAAGGGAACGAAACTCACTTAGATTTGCTCTTGCAAAAAGGAGACAATCATGAGGCAATTCCAAATGCAAAAGTGACTGCACAAGTGCAACTTCCGGACGGCAGCCAGAAATCGGTAGATATGACTTACGATGCTGCTGAAAAACACTACACGGCTAAGTTGCCCAGTGCAGCGGCAGGAGAGTATAAAGTGGCAGTTCAGTCTGACATCGGTGGGGAAAAAGTGAACGCTCGATACACCTTCAAGCAGTAG
- a CDS encoding peptidoglycan-binding domain 1 protein (similar to AA sequence:cyanobase_aa:LBDG_53270): MKLKVSQTTFFKQSTLDSSKLQPQDKVNVDAGRVFEIHSWKAIGKNHLKIALFNEFLGDPPRNTWYVYQPHVQLIDSQGQTTQPEPPKIKLPSIFYRLPKTKALSIPYKSQLDNALNPRGACNVTSYAMVMDYFKIPQRTNAVQLEDELYRFLESKGLSRWDPYDLAQMGQAYGLNVDFTTRAGLWEIRKAIAEGYACIIHGYFTSFGHIMVVRGYDDRGFFVNDPFGEWFESGYRNDFTGENLHYSNELIKAKCSPEGENYLWLHRITKA, encoded by the coding sequence ATGAAACTAAAAGTCAGTCAAACCACTTTTTTCAAGCAATCTACGCTGGATTCATCGAAGCTACAGCCTCAAGACAAAGTGAACGTTGACGCTGGGCGTGTGTTTGAGATTCATTCTTGGAAAGCGATCGGTAAAAATCATCTCAAAATTGCCCTATTCAATGAGTTCTTAGGCGACCCACCGCGAAACACTTGGTATGTTTATCAACCTCATGTTCAACTGATCGATAGCCAAGGACAGACGACGCAACCTGAACCGCCCAAAATAAAGCTGCCTTCAATCTTCTACCGACTGCCGAAGACAAAAGCGTTGAGCATTCCGTATAAAAGTCAATTGGACAATGCTTTAAATCCTAGAGGAGCCTGCAACGTCACCTCTTATGCAATGGTGATGGATTATTTCAAAATTCCACAACGCACGAATGCGGTGCAACTTGAAGATGAGCTTTATCGGTTTCTAGAAAGTAAAGGTTTATCTCGCTGGGACCCTTATGACTTGGCACAAATGGGTCAGGCTTATGGGCTGAATGTAGATTTTACGACACGCGCAGGTTTGTGGGAGATTCGCAAAGCGATCGCAGAAGGCTATGCTTGCATTATCCACGGTTATTTTACAAGCTTCGGTCATATCATGGTCGTTAGGGGCTATGACGATCGCGGATTTTTTGTAAATGATCCATTCGGAGAGTGGTTCGAGTCTGGATATCGCAATGATTTTACAGGTGAGAATTTACATTACTCAAACGAACTGATTAAAGCAAAGTGTTCGCCTGAAGGTGAGAACTACTTGTGGCTGCACCGAATTACAAAAGCATAG
- a CDS encoding carbohydrate-selective porin OprB (similar to AA sequence:cyanobase_aa:LBDG_44610) has translation MIRKSFIGSTGVGSLVFSASLLLSSGSFAAEVSSTQLGANKSDAIVENSIDSLTTVSQSSEKIADDSLSQVTSVSQLSDVRPTDWAFQALQSLVERYGCIAGYPDKTYRGNRALTRYEFAAGLNACLDRVNELIAAATADLVKKEDLATLQKLQEEFAAELATLRGRVDALEARTTTLEKQQFSTTTKLAGEAIFALADVFGDRAADNTLSSTDNPNLNANTMLVNRVRLSLNTSFNGRDLLFTRLNAGNTPNLAGVTGTNMARLSYESGVNNQLGVDKLYYRFPASENLTAYVGTTGLESAVDLIFPLNRAFESTGTGAISRFGRFNPIYRQAVGAGAGLTYSFSRSASLSLAYLAGDASDPSASRGLFGGSYGAIAQLTLRPTEALGINLLYVNSYNRLNVGVGSTFANAPFGSGVAASANSFGAEVSYRLSPRLILGGEVGWVLANAESSSALAPRGSDATIFNWAATLSLPDLGRKGNLAGLVIGQQPKVIRNDIAAREDFDTSLHLEAFYRLALSDKISVTPGVIVITNPEHNASNDTIYVGTIRTTFRF, from the coding sequence ATGATACGGAAGTCTTTTATCGGTTCAACGGGAGTTGGATCGCTTGTTTTTAGTGCATCGCTATTACTTTCCAGTGGTTCCTTCGCTGCTGAAGTCTCTTCTACTCAACTAGGGGCGAACAAGTCGGATGCGATCGTGGAAAACTCTATCGACTCGCTCACAACTGTTTCTCAATCCTCCGAAAAAATAGCTGACGATTCCCTTAGCCAAGTTACTTCGGTGTCTCAGCTTTCTGATGTTCGTCCGACAGATTGGGCATTCCAAGCCTTGCAATCTCTCGTTGAACGATATGGCTGTATCGCAGGGTACCCCGATAAAACCTATCGTGGAAATCGTGCCTTAACGCGCTATGAGTTTGCGGCAGGGTTGAACGCTTGTCTCGATCGCGTCAATGAACTCATTGCTGCGGCTACGGCTGATTTGGTCAAGAAAGAGGACTTGGCAACCTTACAGAAGCTACAAGAAGAATTTGCGGCTGAACTTGCGACATTGAGGGGGCGCGTCGATGCGCTGGAAGCACGGACCACTACTTTAGAGAAACAGCAGTTTTCCACAACGACTAAGCTAGCTGGAGAAGCAATTTTCGCTTTGGCAGATGTGTTTGGAGATAGAGCCGCTGATAACACCCTCAGCAGCACTGATAATCCTAACCTGAACGCAAATACTATGCTTGTGAATCGAGTTCGCTTATCCTTAAACACTAGCTTCAATGGTCGGGATTTGCTGTTCACTCGTTTGAACGCGGGAAATACTCCTAACCTTGCTGGTGTCACAGGCACTAATATGGCTCGGTTAAGCTATGAATCTGGTGTCAATAATCAACTAGGCGTTGATAAACTTTACTACCGCTTCCCAGCGAGTGAAAACTTGACCGCATACGTGGGGACAACTGGACTTGAATCGGCAGTTGATCTGATTTTTCCACTGAATCGAGCCTTTGAAAGTACAGGAACAGGTGCTATTTCTCGGTTCGGGCGCTTCAATCCAATTTATCGGCAGGCAGTAGGAGCAGGCGCAGGTTTGACCTACAGTTTTAGCAGGTCAGCATCACTATCATTAGCGTATCTAGCGGGTGATGCCAGTGATCCAAGTGCCAGCCGTGGACTATTTGGGGGTTCATATGGTGCGATCGCTCAACTCACTCTACGCCCCACTGAGGCTCTGGGCATCAATTTACTTTATGTCAATTCTTACAACCGCCTCAACGTAGGAGTTGGAAGCACTTTCGCAAATGCCCCATTCGGTAGCGGTGTTGCAGCTTCTGCGAACTCGTTTGGCGCAGAGGTCAGCTATCGTTTAAGCCCTAGACTGATTCTAGGGGGTGAGGTAGGCTGGGTTCTAGCAAATGCAGAGTCTTCTTCTGCTCTAGCCCCAAGAGGAAGTGATGCAACTATCTTTAACTGGGCAGCAACCCTATCTCTACCAGATTTGGGAAGGAAAGGCAATTTAGCAGGTTTAGTGATTGGTCAACAACCCAAAGTGATCCGCAACGACATCGCAGCGCGTGAAGATTTCGATACATCATTGCATTTAGAAGCCTTTTACCGCCTTGCGTTAAGTGACAAAATCTCTGTCACTCCTGGCGTAATTGTGATTACGAACCCAGAGCATAATGCCAGTAACGACACCATTTACGTCGGCACGATCCGAACCACATTTAGGTTTTAA
- a CDS encoding peptidase (similar to AA sequence:cyanobase_aa:Npun_F3453) encodes MKPFRFRNLMFTLHRYVGLAVGLILVVIGLTGSILVFKPEIDRALIHAQFGKIIPQPQFVSIEAVVDAVRAAKPNWRISGIDLALMPDDAIRVALEAPNQASREVLVNPYTGQILGERIHDRTFMVLIEAFHYTLAAGETGVAIAGIAALLLFILSITGIFLWSGWRKLISGFKIKWNGHIKRVNFDIHKVAGIFTAIFLALTGFTGFAWNFYPQIDPLIYAITFTPKPIAPVSKVVPGKSTVSLAEILERADAALPKAKLTYINLPASPEGVFQVNKQVPGEHDPYRSRVYLDRYTGEVLQLRDSRSLLLGDQVLDSFTPLHFGTFGGLPTRILYVVVGLAPAILMVTGFIMWWYRKRPQTKRVAFHNSPRI; translated from the coding sequence ATGAAGCCGTTCAGATTCCGAAATTTAATGTTCACCCTGCATCGCTATGTTGGATTAGCGGTGGGACTGATTTTAGTGGTGATTGGTTTAACGGGTAGCATACTGGTGTTTAAGCCTGAGATCGATCGCGCTTTGATTCATGCCCAGTTCGGCAAGATTATTCCGCAGCCGCAGTTCGTGTCGATCGAGGCTGTTGTAGATGCAGTTCGAGCAGCCAAGCCCAACTGGAGAATCAGCGGGATTGATTTAGCCCTCATGCCTGATGATGCGATTCGGGTTGCTTTGGAAGCGCCAAACCAGGCATCGCGAGAAGTGCTGGTGAATCCCTATACGGGTCAAATTCTGGGAGAGCGAATCCACGATCGCACCTTCATGGTCTTGATAGAAGCGTTTCACTATACTCTGGCAGCAGGAGAGACAGGCGTTGCGATCGCAGGAATTGCTGCATTGTTGCTCTTTATTCTGAGCATTACCGGAATTTTCCTGTGGTCGGGCTGGCGCAAACTAATTTCAGGCTTCAAGATCAAATGGAACGGACACATCAAGCGGGTTAACTTCGATATTCACAAAGTTGCCGGAATATTCACTGCAATCTTTCTTGCCCTAACCGGATTCACAGGCTTCGCGTGGAATTTCTATCCACAAATCGATCCCCTGATCTACGCGATCACGTTTACCCCCAAACCGATCGCGCCAGTTTCTAAAGTTGTTCCGGGCAAATCGACTGTATCTTTAGCGGAAATCTTAGAACGTGCGGATGCTGCCCTGCCGAAAGCCAAACTGACTTACATCAATTTACCTGCTTCCCCGGAGGGCGTATTTCAAGTCAATAAACAGGTTCCCGGAGAACACGATCCCTATCGAAGCCGAGTGTATCTCGATCGCTACACAGGCGAAGTTCTACAGCTTCGGGACTCGCGATCGCTCTTGCTTGGCGATCAGGTTTTAGATTCATTCACGCCGCTCCATTTCGGTACGTTTGGCGGACTACCGACTCGAATTCTTTATGTAGTGGTTGGCTTGGCTCCTGCAATTTTGATGGTGACTGGCTTCATCATGTGGTGGTATCGAAAGCGTCCGCAAACAAAACGAGTAGCATTCCACAACTCACCTAGAATCTAA
- a CDS encoding hypothetical protein (similar to AA sequence:cyanobase_aa:alr7640), which produces MSQKMRRYGMIGFMSIATVVTIAVARNPRNQPAIAESEHSSHTQMNGIDHSMMPGMSHGDNRNGHSSVESTVTTQAALETDGNLIVNQPKKLTIAIQDAQGKAISKFDPFQEKLMHLIVVSNDLQVFQHLHPTYKDNGQFEVETALPQAGTYTLISDYKPAGKAEAVSLLKVQVPGTPPATPAIDLQRSKTIDATKVDLSLSAPTVKAGQEVTIAFDLKDTSGKPIQDLKPYLGEQGHLVVLRQSEDLTKADYVHAHAMKGTPAGRVEFMAKFPQPGKYKLWGQFNRNGKIVVSDFWLDVQ; this is translated from the coding sequence ATGAGTCAGAAAATGCGTCGTTATGGCATGATTGGTTTCATGTCTATTGCAACGGTTGTTACAATTGCAGTAGCGCGTAATCCGAGAAATCAGCCTGCAATTGCAGAGAGTGAACATTCCTCTCATACTCAAATGAATGGAATAGATCATTCAATGATGCCAGGAATGTCTCATGGGGACAATCGCAATGGGCATAGTTCCGTAGAAAGCACGGTGACAACTCAAGCAGCACTAGAAACCGATGGAAACTTAATTGTCAATCAACCGAAAAAATTGACGATCGCGATTCAAGATGCTCAAGGCAAAGCAATCTCGAAGTTTGATCCGTTTCAAGAAAAGCTAATGCACTTAATCGTTGTCAGCAACGATTTACAGGTTTTTCAGCATCTGCATCCAACCTACAAGGATAATGGACAGTTTGAAGTGGAAACAGCCTTACCGCAAGCGGGAACTTATACTTTAATTAGTGACTATAAACCTGCTGGCAAGGCAGAAGCTGTTTCACTCCTGAAGGTTCAAGTGCCTGGAACTCCGCCTGCAACGCCAGCTATTGATCTACAGCGCAGTAAAACGATCGATGCGACGAAAGTAGATCTATCGCTCTCGGCTCCAACGGTTAAAGCTGGACAGGAAGTGACGATCGCGTTCGATCTCAAAGATACCTCTGGAAAGCCAATTCAAGACCTGAAACCATATCTCGGTGAACAAGGACATTTAGTGGTGCTACGGCAATCTGAAGACTTGACGAAAGCGGACTATGTTCATGCTCATGCGATGAAAGGAACACCTGCGGGACGAGTCGAATTCATGGCAAAGTTCCCACAGCCTGGAAAGTACAAACTGTGGGGACAGTTCAATCGCAACGGCAAGATTGTGGTATCTGATTTTTGGCTTGATGTCCAGTAG